In the genome of Candidatus Electrothrix rattekaaiensis, the window TTGCTCTTTTATCCAAAAAGAAGGGATCTTTTAACTATAACACGGAACTTGCGAAGAAGTACGAAGATCTTCCAGTGCTCGGCGGCTTTATGGGGCTCTTGATGGAAGGCTTGCAGCGGCTAGACGAGGAACAAGGAAAATGATCTTTGTGCAGCAATATTGTGGCAGGTGCTGTCTTGATGAAACAGGGTGAGAATGTATGGAATACCGCAATGCTGTATTCGTTGTTACCGAAGAGCACGCATGTCCCATATATAATGTCAGTGATGAATTTATTATCCATGATTCCACCCTGACCATTGAACGAAATAAAGAAATTTGTCTGATGCTGGTCCAGGAAGTTCTCAAGACTCTGACCGGTACAAGGCCCTTACATCCCACTTTTACCCGGACCGGGGTGCGGCGCACCAAATTTGAGTGTGGTGGGTGTACTGGCTTGATTCGCTTTGAGTATAAAAAGGAGAATGCCTACTCTACCTTACAGATGAATCTTCTTGAGGTAGCGAAGAAACGGGCAAAGAAGCAACTTATTGAAGAGTTTTTCGGGCTGCTCCGGGAAATGGAGCTGTTTGAGCCGCTGGATGATTTTGACCTCCAGGATCTTGCCCTTCTGATGAAGTTGCAGAAGTATCCTGCCAATAAGGTCATTATTGAGGCCGGAGAACTTGGAACCCATTTTTATGTTGTTTTGGCCGGAACAGTGGCTGTTGTTCGGGAGGACAACGAGGTCGTTGCAGAGATCGGCCCGGGGGATATCTTCGGGGAGATGAGCCTGCTTTCGGGAGAATTGACCTACCCTTCAGTGTATTCCAAGACAGCTGTTCAGCTGGCTGCTCTCAAGGCAAAGGACTTTAAGCATGTCCTGTCCAGATACCCTATCCTGCAGATCTTTTTCTATAGAGTTTTGGTGAACCGCGCTCAGGAAAATACGATGCGAGCTGGCAATATCAGTTCCGGTATGAGCGGTGAACTGACAGATATCAATTCAGTGGAGCTGTTTCAGCTGATCAATTCCGGTGGGAAGACAGGACAGGTGCAGTTTGTCTTTGATGACTGCCAAGCACTGACGCAGTTTAATGAAGGAGAGATAGTTTATTGTAAATATGGTGAGCTGGAGGGAAAGGAGGCTATTTTTTCCTTACTGGCAAAGCAGAAAGGGATCTTTACCTATATCAAGGGGCTCTCTGTAGAGGAAAAGGAACTCCCTGTTTTGGGAGGCTTCATGGGGCTGATTATGGAGGGCTTGCGCCGTATTGACGAGGAGCAGGAGGAGGCCGCATGAGTGGTTAAGCCCCTAGGCTATTGCCTACTCATCCCGGTATTTTTGGAAGATAAGGCAGGCATTGGTGCCGCCAAATCCATAGCTGCTCGATATGACAGTGTTGAGTTCTGCTTGCAGTGTTTCCCTGACAATGTTCATGTCTTCTGCACCTGCTTCCATTTTATGAATATTGGCACTTGCTGCGATGAAATTATTATTGAGCATAAGAAGACAGTAGATGGCCTCATGCACTCCGGCCGCACCCAAAGAATGTCCTGAAAGTGATTTGGTCGAGCTGATTCGAGGTATGTTCTTGCCGAAGACATGACGGATGGCCTGTAATTCAATCATATCGCCGATGGGTGTGGATGTCCCGTGAGCATTGATATAATCAATGGAGTGGGTAGTTGATGACGCAAGAGCAATTTCTATGCAGCGAGAGGCTCCCTCTCCTGACGGAGACACCATTTCATGGCCGTCTGCTGTTGCCCCGTAACCGATGAGTTCCCCGTAAATTTTCGCCCCGCGTTGACGGGCATGCTCAAGTTCTTCTACAACAATCAGTCCGGCACCGTTAGCTACAACAAATCCGTCTCGATCCACATCATAGGGCCTTGACGCTTGTTCCGGTGTTGTGTTGAATTTTGTGGATAGGGCACCCATCGCGTCGAACATCGAGGTCTGGGTCCAGTGTTCCTCATCACTGCCGCCAGCAAAGACAATATCTTGTTTTCCTAATTGGATCTGTTCCATTGCGGCACCAATACAATGGGCACCTGTGGCACAGGCAGAAGAGATGGAGTAGCAGGTTCCTCTAATTTTAAAGGGTGCTGTCAATCCTGCCGAGACCGTACTGGACATGGTTCTTGGTACCATAAATGGACTGAGACGCCGTAATCCTTTGCTTCGCATAGTATCGGCGGTGGCTACGACATTTTCTGCTGAGGTTCCGCCGGAACCTATTATCAGGCCGGTGCGCGGCGAGGAGACTTGGTTAGGGCTGAGTCCGCTATCATTTATCGCCTGTTGCATGGCTATATAGGCAAATGCTGCCGCATTACCCATGAAACGGAGTATTTTTTTGTCGATATGTTCGTTGCAGTTTATTCGGGTAAATGCACCAATCTGACAACGAAGGCCGAGTTCTTTGTAGGGGGGCCAATACCGAATACCGGATTTTCCTGTTTGCAAGGAGGTAAGAACATCCTCCACTGTATCACCAAGGGAGGAAACAATTCCCATCCCTGTTATTACCACTCTACGCATTATTGTTTTTTGCTTTTTTTCTAAAAAGTTGTTGTGCTACAGTGCCAGGTAGTCATATATTTGAGAGATTTGAAAAAGGTTCTTGTTGGCACCGAAGCTTTTTGTGAGAGATCGCCTCATTGAAACTATACAGAGATGTCTCCAAAAGAAGGCTTTTGGTCTCATGCTCCTGTAAGAAAACAGATTCACGGTAAAAGAACAATAGTTTTTCAGATAATTATAGACTTTCTTGGAGTGAATGAATTCTCGTGGGTTATCGTTACTGTCTTGTTTGACTGGCTATTATACTTGATATCTCATCGCTTATAATAAGGGCGTTTCCTCTTGGTGCGTTGAAGATGTTCAAGAGCTTTTCGGTGGAAGACGAGCGGTGATGTTTGGATGAGAAGAGAGGAGAAAAAGAAATGTTGAAAAAGAAAATGCTGAAGGCATTAACTCGTCAAATTAATGAAGAGATGTATTCCGGCTATCTTTATCTGTCAATGGAATCCTATTTTCATTCAATCAGTTTGTCTGGTTTTGCAACGTGGATGCGTGTGCAGGCCCAGGAAGAGCTTGCTCATGGGATGAAGTTTTATGATTATGTCAATGAGCGCGGGGGGAGGGTAATCTTGGACACGGTTAATCGACCGGATGCAGAATGGGAGACGCCTCTTGCCGTTTTTGAGCAGATCATGGTCCATGAGGAAAAGGTGACCGCTTTGATCAATGACTTAATGGATCTCGCAAGTACTGAGCAGGATTATGCAACCAAGATTTTTTTGCAGTGGTTTGTGTCTGAACAGGTGGAGGAAGAATCTTCTGTTGGCGACGTACTGAATAAACTGCGCCTGATCCAGAACGACTCATCGGGTCTTTTTATGCTGGACGCTGAAATGGCAAAGCGGGTTTTTGTTCTTCCTGCAAAGGGGTAATCTGTCTATGTACGCGATGAAGCTATGAACTTCAATTCTACGCAAGGGAGGCTATGTTATGGGGACACGAGCAATTAAGCAGCAGGTGCTGGGGCTGTTGAAGCAGGATGACCTTGTCAGTATTGAAACCGAGCTTGCCTTGTTTCAGGAAAAGGAATTGATTAACGCCCTTTTTTTTGGGATATGCCATTCCGATGAGAAAATTCGTTGGCATGCGATCTCGGTAATGGGCAGTGCTGTGGCGAGGTTGGCTGAGCAGGATATGGAAGAGGCACGGATTATTTTTCGTCGTATGCTGTGGAGCTTGAATGATGAATCCGGTGGTATCGGTTGGGGAGCACCGGAATCTATGGCTGAGATTATGTGCCAGCATGAAGGACTGGCTGATGAGTATATCCACATGCTGATATCCTATATGCGACCAGACGGTGAAGAGGAACATCAGGACGGGAATTTTCTTGAGCATGGGATGTTGCAACAGGGCCTCATGTGGGCAGTGGGGCGATTAGCGCAATGTCGCAGGGGACATTTGCTGGCCCGAGGAGCAGAGCATGACTTGCCTCCCTACCTGGAATCCCCTGATGCGACGGTCTGTGGATTAGCTGCACGGGTAATCGGTTTGCTGGGGCGAACAGAGGGCATGGGGCAGCTCCGGCGGCTACAAGAGCTGGCGAAAAATGACCTCAGGACAGTACGTTTCTATGATCAAGGGAATTTCAGGACGGTTTCAGTTGCCAAGCTTGCTGCGCAGGCTTTACAGAAGTTGGAGAAGTTGCAGGAGATCGGATGATAGAAGGAATCTTTCCGCGAGTTGCCTGCTTACAGATGTCTCTTCAGCAAGGTGATGTGGATGCTAACCTCAAAGAATTTCGGCAGCTGCTGGCAGCTGCCTTTTTTTCTGCGAACACTTTGGTTGTTTTGCCTGAACTTTGGGCCACGGGCTTTGATTATGCAAATATCAATACTCTTGCAGAGCAGACGCCGCAACTCCTTGCTGAACTCCATGAAAAAGCAGCTCAAGCCGAAATATGGTTTGCCGGATCCTTCTTGGACAAGCAGGAGGGAGGGGGAATATATAACACGCTGTTTGTCGTAGGATCTGAGGGGGTGGTGGGAAGCTATCAGAAACAGCATCTTTTTCGGCTCTGGCAGGAAGACCAATATATTGCCTCTGGAAAAGAAGGGCAAACTGTGCAAACTCCTTTTGGCCCGATCAGTGCCTTGGTTTGCTATGACCTTCGTTTCCCGGAACTCAGTCGGAGACAGGTTTTTTCCGGCAGCAGGATGATCATTGTTTCTGCACAATGGCCCGCAGTCCGTTCTGATCATTGGAGGATTTTGCTTCAGGCTCGGGCAGTAGAAAATCAAGCCTTTGTTGTTGCATGTAATGGAAGCGGCAATATCCCTGTTGGTGATTTGGCTGGTCATTCTCTGATTATTGCTCCTTCAGGTAAGGTCTTGGCTGAAGCTGACGAGAAACCCGCTGTCATCCGTGCAGAACTTGAAGCGGCAGATGTGGGGGCTGCCCGATCCCGTTTCTGCTCAGTTGCTGAACGCCCGTGGTATGGTCAAGATCGCGACAAAGTGGTTACGGAGGCGATTCTTCAGGAGCGGCTGATGCGTATGCGGGCCCAAGGGAGCAGAATCGTTTTTACCAATGGTTGTTTTGATATTCTGCACGCTGGCCATGTGAGCTATTTAGAGGAGGCTCGTCGCTGTGGAGATAGCCTTGTGATCGGGTTGAATTCTGACCGGTCCGTACAGGCTTTAAAAGGCCCTTCACGACCTGTGAACACTGAGCTTGAACGGGCTCGGGTTCTGGCGGCACTTGGCTGTGTCGATTTTGTCGTGCTTTTTGACGAAGACACTCCGCTTAGGCTGATTACCTCTCTGCTCCCTGATATTCTCGTCAAGGGAGCAGACTGGGCTGAAGATCAGATAGCCGGTGCTGCTGAGGTGAAAGCTGCCGGGGGGGAAATCGTGCGGATTGCTTTTACTTGCCAGGTCTCTACCACCGGAATTATTGATAAAATTGTTGGTTCAACAATACCTTGAGGTGATAATCATATAAAGTCAGTGAATTGGCATTGGTGATCTTTGCAGTAGCTCTGGGGTCTTCTGTGAATCACAGTAAGTTATCTGGTAGATGGTCCGCTCGAAAAAATGTTACATTCATGTGAAGCGTCAAGGAATCAATATGTGTTGCAAGAGGTATTGATGGTACCTCTTTTTTTATCTTTCTGTTGTTGCAGTATTAAGCTGTTTTTTGGCGAGGTAGGTTTATAATAATTCTTTTCATAATCGCAACGAGGATGTATTTTTTAGAGGAGAGGATGGTCTTTTTTTTCGGGAACTCATAAGAAAATAGTGAACGAATCCTTTCAATACCGTTAAAAAAAATTGATTTCAGTTTTAGATATGCTATCTTAGAAGGGTGATAGGGTTCGGGTTCTGATATGGTGATCGTTTTCTCTCGGGATTGTTTGAAGAGCATACCCTGCGTACGTAATGAATTTTTTACCAATTGAATTTGTTTTATGATTCATGTCTGATATATCAAAAATTCTCATTGTTGATGATGATCTGACCTTTGTCAATGATCTGTGTGATGTCCTGTCTGCATACAGTCAGTACGAGGTGCTGACTGCCACGAACAGGGGCGATGAAATATTTGCGCTGAAAAAAGAGAAAATAGCTGTTCTTGTTGTTAATCTCAATGCTGAAAATATTGACGCGCTGGCCCTGCTCTCCCTTGTTTCCTCTTCTTATCGACATATCCAATGTATCGTGATGATTGCGGACAAGCATCGTTCCGTGGAGTCGGTAAAGGAGTGCCATTTTAAAGACTCCGTCTACCTTTATCTTGCCAAGCCGACAAACCTTGAGACCATTGGTTGTGCCGTTCTTGAGGGACTGCAGCGTCTGGATGAGAATGATTATGTCCCTGGTATATTTGTAGGAAAAATAGTTTCTTTTCTGGAAGCACTGAAGAAAACCTGTCGCATTTGTGTGCATTTCGGGAGCAAGAAACAGGGCGTGTTGTATTTTGAAGATGGCATGTTGGTGAATGCTTCCTGCGATAACAAGCAGGGGATTGATGCGGCATTAGATATATTTGACTGGCCTCCATTGGGATTTACTGAAGAGCCGCCGGAGATCGGGGTGGAAAAGCTCATTACCCCCAAGGGATTGGATACTATCATGATCACCGCTCGGCTGAAAAAAGAGGCAGCAGGCAGCCCAGTTGGTGGAGGAATAGGGGGAAGTAGCTCTATAAAGTCTGCTGATCAGAAAATAAACTTATTTATTGTCGATGATTCAAGGATGATGCGTAAGGTTATTGCCAATATCTTTAAAGATCATCCCATAGTGGAGGTCGTTGGAGAAGCAGAGAACGGAGAAGAAGCACTGCAAATTATTCCCCAGCTTAAGCCGGACGTGGTGACTCTTGATGTGGAAATGCCGGTTATGGATGGTTTAACCACGATTAAACATCTGATGATCCAAGCACCTACGCCCACTGTTATGCTCAGTTCTATGACTGTTGAGGGATCTGACGTGACGTTTGATGCCCTTAAATACGGGGCTGTGGATTTTGTTTCCAAACCCTCAAATACCGGGGAAGATAATCTGGAAGAGCAGACCAGCGAAATTGAGCGTAAGGTCCGCTTGGCAGCAGAAGTTGAGCTTGAGGCTGTGAAATACGTCAGGGCAGTCAGCCAGGAAAAGAAAGACGCGCTTGCCCTTGCTGGCAGCAAATGCGAACGGGTTGTCGCACTGGGGGTCGCAGAAGGCGGTTACGGTTCTTTGTTGAAGATTCTTCCGCATCTGACAGCAAAATTTCCAGCAGCTTATCTGATTGTTTTTTATGCACCTTCCCGTCACCTTGATTCTTTTGTTCATTATATCAATAAACTCTCGCCGCTTATTATTCGGCGGGCTGAGAATAATACCAAGATTGAAGCCGGGGTCTGTTATTTTGCCTCAGGTAATGAGTACCTGACTGTTCATGAACAGGAGGGAGGGCTGGTGCTCCGTCTCTCTGCTGCCCCCTTTGCTACCCGGAGAGGTTCAATAGATATGCTTTTTTTCTCTGTGGCAGAGCGGTTAAAGGAAAAAAGTGTGGGAGTTATCTTGTCTGGGATGGGCGAGGATGGCGGGGAAGGCATGGAGGAAATTTTACGAGTGGGTGGTACCGGGATTATTCAGGACCCGGTAGGCAGCTTGTACAGAGAAATGCCTGGGGCGGTGGCAACCCGTTGCCCAGGAGCAAAATTGTTGCCAGATACGGGAATTCCCAAGAGTATTGAGGGCGTGCTTGTGGCGTAGGGGGCGAGGTGTCTCTCTCACCTGAGAGAAAAAAATATGGATCTCATTGCAATATGTAAGATATACCGATATATATTAAAGAAATAAGATAAATTTCATAAGGAGGTACGGAGGCATGTTCTTTGGAGTGCGGCGGAACGGGGCCCGATACCGGACAGTATCATCCGGTCGATCGGTACTATCGGAAAACAGACAGGAGGAGGGAAACGAATGAAAAATATGAAGAGGAAGACTGCCGGATGGTTCGGGGGTCTGGGACTTCGAGGTAAGCTGGTTGTTCTCATGCTGCTCGTTGGTCTATTGCCCTTTCTGGCCAACGCGCTTGTTGACCAGATACAGGCTGCTAACGCTCTATCACTTCGTGCTGAGTACCAGCTTGAGAGTATTCGAGAGCTGAAAAAAGCCCAGGTCGTGTCGTACCTGAACGAGGCCTATGATGACGTGGCCATGCTGGGCGAGGTTGCTCAGGGTCTCCGTGCCGACGCTATTTCTAAGGTACAGGGTCTTGAGTCGTTGAAAAAGGGTGCTATTGAGCGTTATCTCAAGAAGCGTGAGGCTGATATCCTTCTGATGACTTCAAACCTGAGTACGATTACCGCTGTCCAGGAGTTTACCGAGGCCTTTCGGGAGGAAGGCAATCGGGTTGGTGGCAGCCTTTGGAACGGCTATAAAGAGAAATACGGTGACATGTTCTCTTCCTTTGTTGAGAACCACGGTTATTATGATGTCTTTCTTATAGGTGCCAATGGTGATGTTGTTTTTACCACTTCCGGTGAGTCCGACTTAGGGCAAAACGTGGTTACAGGAACTCTGCGTAATTCCGGCCTGGGTCGAGTTTTTGAGAAAGGGAAGAAAGGGGTGGCATTGGAGGATTACAGCCCCTATGCTCCTTCCAATAATGAGCAGGCCATCTTTATTGCGGCCCCGATCATGGACGGGGCAACCTTCCTCGGTGTGGGCGCGTTCCAGCTCTCCTCTGCTGAGATCAACGGGATCGTGCAGGAGCGTGCGGGTATGGTTGCCTCCTTTGAGTCCTATATGGTTGCAGATGCAAAGGCACCTAGGCTGGTCAGTGATCGTGTGGTCAAGGAAGGTCAAATCGGTGATCCAAAACCGGATGAGGACTCTGATCTGGTTTTGGCGGGAAATTCCGGTGTTCTGTATAAAGTTGGTCCCACCGGTCTCTTTGAGCTGTCTAGTTATGTTCCTTTGAATATTGAAGGGTTGAACTGGGGCTTGATTACCACTGGAACCCTAGCCGATGTTATGAACCCCACGCAAGCCGGGGAAACCGAGGACTTGATTTCAAAGTACCAGAAGGCGTACCGCTATTTTGATATTTATTTCTTTGATCCAGAAGGATATTGCTATTACTCGGTAAAGAAGGAACAAGAATACCTGAAGAATATTCTGACAGGAGACCTGAAAAATACCAATCTGGGACGTCTGGTTCGTCAGATCAAGGACACCCGGAGCGTAGCAATGGTTGACTATGAGCAATATGCTCCGGCCAATAAACCCCTGTCGTTTATCGGCGGTCCGGTTATTCAGGGCGGTCAACTTGTTTCTATTATTGCTGTTCGACTTACCAACGACGATCTTCAGGCATTGGTTGACCAGCGAGCCGGTCTTGGTGAGTCTGGTGAGACCTTTCTGGTCGGTGAAGATCGCGTTGCCCGTACCGACTCACGGCTTGGTCTGAAACTCTATGAATCCAAGCTGCAAACAAAACTGGTCGAAGATGCGTTTGCCAGTAATACCGGTGCTATTGATATTGCACCGGATTATCGCGGTATTTCCATTATTGGTGCTGCAACGAAACTGGATCTGAAAAAAGAACTGAATACAAACTTTGACTGGCTGGTTGTTGCCAAGATGGACGAGGATGAGGCCTTGGCCGCTATTACTACTCTGCGTCTCCAAGCTCTCGGTCTCGGTCTTGTTATTCTCATTGTTGTTGCTGCTGTTGCTTGGTTTGTGGGTGGTGGTTTTGCTAAGCCTATTGTTGCTATCGCTGACGTTGTCCGTGAGGTTGCTGCGAATCGTGACCTTACCCTGCAGGTGGAAAGTACCACCTCCGATGAAATTGGTCAGATGGCTGACGAGTTCAACGCTATGCTGGTTGAGCTGAACTCTGCGTTTACCGAGGTACAGACTGTATCCCAAGCTGTTGCCGCGAACGCCGAGGACGTGTCTGGTCGTGCTTCCGCCAACAGGGATCGTGCCCAGGTTGAGGCCCAGCAATCTGAGAAAACAAGAGAGTTGCTCCAGGAAATGGGTGCAACAGCTGGTCAGGTTGCTGATGGTGCTAAGGCGCAGCAGGCCAGTGCGCAGCGTTCCCAGCAAACCATTGCTGAGCTGCTCCAATCTATGGATACAGTGAGTGATGCTGTTATCAAACAATCTGAGGAAGCTGAAACAGCTACCGACCGCGTGGGTGCTATGGGTGAAACTGGTGCCCTTGTTGTGGCCACATCCAATGAGCAGGGTCAAAAGGTTATGCAGATGACTGCATCCATGAACGAGATCACTGCTGCTGTACGGAACATGAGCCAAGCGGTAGATGCTGCCACAGCCCAGGGTCAGGAAGCTCTTGCGGCTGCCCATGACGGAACAACGGCTGTTCAAAACACGGTTGCCGGTATGCGTGCTATTGCGGAATCCTCTGGACAGATCTCTGAAATCATCGGCGTTATTACAGAAATCGCCGAGCAAACAAACTTGCTCGCTCTGAACGCCGCGATTGAGGCTGCCCGTGCTGGTGCTCATGGTAAGGGTTTTGCGGTTGTTGCTGACGAGGTTGGTAAACTGGCGCAGCGTTCTTCTGAAGCTGCTAAAGAAATTACCCAGCTGATTAAAGATTCTACTGCCAGCGTTGATGCAGGAACGAGGTATTCTGAAGAATTGCAGAGTGCTCTTGCCAAGATTGATGCCAGTGGTCGTAACAACATGCGTTCCATTGAGGAGATTGCAGCGGTTGCTCAGGTTGTTGAAGGTGATATCCAGAATGTCCAGACCCTTGTTCAGGAGCTGAACAGGATGGCGGAAGAGATCTCCAAAATGGCTGGTGAGCAGGGTTCTCGTCGTCAGGCAGCTGAGGTCGCGTTGTCTTCTATGGTTCAGCAGTCTCAGATCATTAGTGCGCTGGTATCTGAAGCGAGTGCCGGTTCTAGTGCGATTGACTCTGAAATGCGCGAGATTGTGGGTCGTACTGATCAGCTGAACGAAATGGTTGCTGCTCAGGGTGTGCGTTCTGAGAATGCGGTCAGGATTGCCCAGCAATCCTATGAAGGTGCGCAGAGAACTGTTGAGGGCGCCGGTGTGGTTGTGTCTATTACCGATGATTTGCGGTCTGCTTCTGAAAGACTGCGCCAGCAGGTTGAGCAGTTTAAGTTGTAAGCTCATCTTTTGTCTGTTTTCGTACCTCTCTGTCTCCGTATCGCTCTGCGTTTCCTTGGTTGGGGACGCAGAGCGGTATACTCATTTTTGTCGGACTGTGAGAACGGAACTGAAAACCATAAAATTTGCAACGGCCCGTAAGGACGAGCGGCTGTTGAGCTGCTCATCGTAATTACAAAGGAGAAAATTCATGGCTGATACTTTTACAGCCGATAAAAGGACCGACCAGGAAGAAAAAGAACAGCTAATGCAGCTGGTCGGTTTTACCATCGGCAAAGAGCAATTCGGAGTAGATATTCTTATGGTACAGGAGATTATCCGTTCAGCTCCTATTACATCGGTACCGAATTCACCCGACTTTATTGAAGGTGTTATTAATCTGCGCGGTAATATCATTCCTGTTATTGAGTTGAGGAAGCGACTCAATTTGTTCCACGAGGACAGTGCATCCAAGGAATCATGGATATTGATTCTGGATATCAATGGCAGGGTGACTGGATTCATAGTTGATTCTGTAACTAGGGTTTTAAAAATTTTGGAAAGTACTATTGAACCTCCACCGGAAGTTGTTGTCGCTGGGCTTGCCAATCAATACATCCGTGGTGTCTGCGATATCGGTGAAGGTCTGCTGATTATGCTTGATTTTAACCGTATCCTTCTTGCAGATGAATTAAAGTTACTTAAGGCAATAGAGGGAGAATAACCAGATGAGTAAGCGAGTCTTGATAGTCGATGATTCATCTATGATGCGTAAGATGATCGCGAAATTATTACAGCCACCGGGCCATATCGTGGTGGGGCAGGCGAAAAATGGACTGGAAGCTATTGAGCTCTATAAGTCCCTGAAGCCTGATATCGTTACTATGGATATCACCATGCGTGAAATGGACGGCCTTGCAGCTGCCGAGGA includes:
- a CDS encoding methyl-accepting chemotaxis protein → MKNMKRKTAGWFGGLGLRGKLVVLMLLVGLLPFLANALVDQIQAANALSLRAEYQLESIRELKKAQVVSYLNEAYDDVAMLGEVAQGLRADAISKVQGLESLKKGAIERYLKKREADILLMTSNLSTITAVQEFTEAFREEGNRVGGSLWNGYKEKYGDMFSSFVENHGYYDVFLIGANGDVVFTTSGESDLGQNVVTGTLRNSGLGRVFEKGKKGVALEDYSPYAPSNNEQAIFIAAPIMDGATFLGVGAFQLSSAEINGIVQERAGMVASFESYMVADAKAPRLVSDRVVKEGQIGDPKPDEDSDLVLAGNSGVLYKVGPTGLFELSSYVPLNIEGLNWGLITTGTLADVMNPTQAGETEDLISKYQKAYRYFDIYFFDPEGYCYYSVKKEQEYLKNILTGDLKNTNLGRLVRQIKDTRSVAMVDYEQYAPANKPLSFIGGPVIQGGQLVSIIAVRLTNDDLQALVDQRAGLGESGETFLVGEDRVARTDSRLGLKLYESKLQTKLVEDAFASNTGAIDIAPDYRGISIIGAATKLDLKKELNTNFDWLVVAKMDEDEALAAITTLRLQALGLGLVILIVVAAVAWFVGGGFAKPIVAIADVVREVAANRDLTLQVESTTSDEIGQMADEFNAMLVELNSAFTEVQTVSQAVAANAEDVSGRASANRDRAQVEAQQSEKTRELLQEMGATAGQVADGAKAQQASAQRSQQTIAELLQSMDTVSDAVIKQSEEAETATDRVGAMGETGALVVATSNEQGQKVMQMTASMNEITAAVRNMSQAVDAATAQGQEALAAAHDGTTAVQNTVAGMRAIAESSGQISEIIGVITEIAEQTNLLALNAAIEAARAGAHGKGFAVVADEVGKLAQRSSEAAKEITQLIKDSTASVDAGTRYSEELQSALAKIDASGRNNMRSIEEIAAVAQVVEGDIQNVQTLVQELNRMAEEISKMAGEQGSRRQAAEVALSSMVQQSQIISALVSEASAGSSAIDSEMREIVGRTDQLNEMVAAQGVRSENAVRIAQQSYEGAQRTVEGAGVVVSITDDLRSASERLRQQVEQFKL
- the fabB gene encoding beta-ketoacyl-ACP synthase I, which encodes MRRVVITGMGIVSSLGDTVEDVLTSLQTGKSGIRYWPPYKELGLRCQIGAFTRINCNEHIDKKILRFMGNAAAFAYIAMQQAINDSGLSPNQVSSPRTGLIIGSGGTSAENVVATADTMRSKGLRRLSPFMVPRTMSSTVSAGLTAPFKIRGTCYSISSACATGAHCIGAAMEQIQLGKQDIVFAGGSDEEHWTQTSMFDAMGALSTKFNTTPEQASRPYDVDRDGFVVANGAGLIVVEELEHARQRGAKIYGELIGYGATADGHEMVSPSGEGASRCIEIALASSTTHSIDYINAHGTSTPIGDMIELQAIRHVFGKNIPRISSTKSLSGHSLGAAGVHEAIYCLLMLNNNFIAASANIHKMEAGAEDMNIVRETLQAELNTVISSSYGFGGTNACLIFQKYRDE
- the rfaE2 gene encoding D-glycero-beta-D-manno-heptose 1-phosphate adenylyltransferase; this encodes MIEGIFPRVACLQMSLQQGDVDANLKEFRQLLAAAFFSANTLVVLPELWATGFDYANINTLAEQTPQLLAELHEKAAQAEIWFAGSFLDKQEGGGIYNTLFVVGSEGVVGSYQKQHLFRLWQEDQYIASGKEGQTVQTPFGPISALVCYDLRFPELSRRQVFSGSRMIIVSAQWPAVRSDHWRILLQARAVENQAFVVACNGSGNIPVGDLAGHSLIIAPSGKVLAEADEKPAVIRAELEAADVGAARSRFCSVAERPWYGQDRDKVVTEAILQERLMRMRAQGSRIVFTNGCFDILHAGHVSYLEEARRCGDSLVIGLNSDRSVQALKGPSRPVNTELERARVLAALGCVDFVVLFDEDTPLRLITSLLPDILVKGADWAEDQIAGAAEVKAAGGEIVRIAFTCQVSTTGIIDKIVGSTIP
- a CDS encoding HEAT repeat domain-containing protein; amino-acid sequence: MGTRAIKQQVLGLLKQDDLVSIETELALFQEKELINALFFGICHSDEKIRWHAISVMGSAVARLAEQDMEEARIIFRRMLWSLNDESGGIGWGAPESMAEIMCQHEGLADEYIHMLISYMRPDGEEEHQDGNFLEHGMLQQGLMWAVGRLAQCRRGHLLARGAEHDLPPYLESPDATVCGLAARVIGLLGRTEGMGQLRRLQELAKNDLRTVRFYDQGNFRTVSVAKLAAQALQKLEKLQEIG
- a CDS encoding ferritin, with amino-acid sequence MLKKKMLKALTRQINEEMYSGYLYLSMESYFHSISLSGFATWMRVQAQEELAHGMKFYDYVNERGGRVILDTVNRPDAEWETPLAVFEQIMVHEEKVTALINDLMDLASTEQDYATKIFLQWFVSEQVEEESSVGDVLNKLRLIQNDSSGLFMLDAEMAKRVFVLPAKG
- a CDS encoding cyclic nucleotide-binding domain-containing protein, giving the protein MEYRNAVFVVTEEHACPIYNVSDEFIIHDSTLTIERNKEICLMLVQEVLKTLTGTRPLHPTFTRTGVRRTKFECGGCTGLIRFEYKKENAYSTLQMNLLEVAKKRAKKQLIEEFFGLLREMELFEPLDDFDLQDLALLMKLQKYPANKVIIEAGELGTHFYVVLAGTVAVVREDNEVVAEIGPGDIFGEMSLLSGELTYPSVYSKTAVQLAALKAKDFKHVLSRYPILQIFFYRVLVNRAQENTMRAGNISSGMSGELTDINSVELFQLINSGGKTGQVQFVFDDCQALTQFNEGEIVYCKYGELEGKEAIFSLLAKQKGIFTYIKGLSVEEKELPVLGGFMGLIMEGLRRIDEEQEEAA
- a CDS encoding chemotaxis protein CheW, which encodes MADTFTADKRTDQEEKEQLMQLVGFTIGKEQFGVDILMVQEIIRSAPITSVPNSPDFIEGVINLRGNIIPVIELRKRLNLFHEDSASKESWILILDINGRVTGFIVDSVTRVLKILESTIEPPPEVVVAGLANQYIRGVCDIGEGLLIMLDFNRILLADELKLLKAIEGE
- a CDS encoding chemotaxis protein CheB; protein product: MSDISKILIVDDDLTFVNDLCDVLSAYSQYEVLTATNRGDEIFALKKEKIAVLVVNLNAENIDALALLSLVSSSYRHIQCIVMIADKHRSVESVKECHFKDSVYLYLAKPTNLETIGCAVLEGLQRLDENDYVPGIFVGKIVSFLEALKKTCRICVHFGSKKQGVLYFEDGMLVNASCDNKQGIDAALDIFDWPPLGFTEEPPEIGVEKLITPKGLDTIMITARLKKEAAGSPVGGGIGGSSSIKSADQKINLFIVDDSRMMRKVIANIFKDHPIVEVVGEAENGEEALQIIPQLKPDVVTLDVEMPVMDGLTTIKHLMIQAPTPTVMLSSMTVEGSDVTFDALKYGAVDFVSKPSNTGEDNLEEQTSEIERKVRLAAEVELEAVKYVRAVSQEKKDALALAGSKCERVVALGVAEGGYGSLLKILPHLTAKFPAAYLIVFYAPSRHLDSFVHYINKLSPLIIRRAENNTKIEAGVCYFASGNEYLTVHEQEGGLVLRLSAAPFATRRGSIDMLFFSVAERLKEKSVGVILSGMGEDGGEGMEEILRVGGTGIIQDPVGSLYREMPGAVATRCPGAKLLPDTGIPKSIEGVLVA